In Thermosphaera sp., a genomic segment contains:
- a CDS encoding myo-inositol-1-phosphate synthase, which translates to MIKVAIIGQGLVATHFAVGLEKLKSNEIPDHGVPLRNWLPYKYSEIDIVASYDVDESKIGRSIYEIALRDYPSNNIPGSLRDVMIRRGIHLNSLKGLPIKARGREEDKELLEAIRDLVEEWKSLKIDVFINVMTTEPVEPIGRVESLEKRVREGDLTASQAYAYAVGLYSKEVKPAVFINAIPSPIANDPAFISFYRENKGVVFGDDGSTGATPITADLLEHLYERNRRVLDIAQFNIGGNTDFLALNLPERNVMKKKTKSSIVEDILGYETPNYIRPTGYLEPLGDKKFVAMIIEYLSFGEFKDELYIIMRINDSPALAGLLVDLVRLGKISLDRELYGTVYEVNAFYMKRPGPPGAKAVSKYHAYMKLLEWAGVKDPRM; encoded by the coding sequence ATGATCAAAGTCGCAATAATTGGTCAGGGACTTGTTGCGACACACTTCGCCGTTGGGTTAGAAAAACTCAAGAGCAATGAGATTCCGGATCACGGGGTGCCACTTAGGAACTGGCTTCCATACAAATACTCTGAGATCGATATTGTTGCATCCTACGATGTTGACGAGTCGAAAATAGGGAGGTCAATATACGAGATAGCCTTGAGGGATTACCCGAGCAATAATATCCCGGGAAGTCTTAGAGACGTAATGATAAGGAGAGGAATTCACTTAAACAGTCTCAAGGGCTTGCCGATAAAGGCAAGGGGTAGGGAGGAAGATAAGGAGCTACTAGAGGCGATACGCGACTTAGTCGAAGAGTGGAAGTCGTTGAAGATAGATGTTTTCATAAATGTCATGACAACAGAGCCTGTTGAACCAATTGGGAGAGTAGAAAGCCTTGAAAAAAGGGTTAGGGAAGGAGACCTCACAGCTTCCCAGGCATACGCGTACGCGGTCGGTCTGTACTCAAAAGAAGTGAAGCCGGCGGTTTTCATCAATGCTATTCCCTCCCCGATCGCAAACGACCCAGCATTCATAAGCTTTTATCGAGAGAACAAAGGAGTAGTTTTCGGAGACGATGGTTCAACAGGGGCAACTCCCATAACTGCCGACCTCTTGGAGCACTTATATGAGAGAAACAGGCGCGTTCTCGATATCGCCCAGTTCAATATTGGGGGAAACACGGACTTCCTAGCATTGAATCTACCGGAGAGAAACGTAATGAAAAAGAAGACGAAAAGTAGTATCGTGGAGGATATTCTTGGATATGAAACACCAAACTATATCCGACCAACGGGTTATCTCGAGCCATTAGGCGATAAGAAGTTCGTAGCAATGATAATTGAATACTTAAGCTTTGGGGAATTCAAAGATGAATTATACATTATCATGAGGATAAACGATTCTCCAGCTCTCGCGGGACTGTTAGTGGACTTGGTCAGGTTGGGAAAAATCTCTCTTGATAGGGAGTTGTATGGAACGGTTTACGAGGTGAATGCTTTCTAC
- a CDS encoding PadR family transcriptional regulator, producing the protein MSDSKALSRLKKKLTIENLWLYIIKILIDEKKPLKAYDVKVRLRERFGINPPAVTVYTVVYRMHREGLLAKRSVKDETFYEPTSKGIDSFSQGVVFLEEIVSKLKI; encoded by the coding sequence TTGAGCGATTCAAAGGCTCTTTCAAGGCTCAAGAAAAAGCTGACGATCGAGAACCTGTGGCTCTACATTATAAAGATTTTAATAGATGAGAAAAAGCCGCTGAAAGCATACGATGTAAAAGTTAGGCTTAGAGAGAGGTTTGGAATCAACCCTCCAGCGGTAACAGTTTACACGGTAGTATATCGAATGCATAGAGAGGGCTTGCTTGCTAAGAGAAGTGTGAAAGACGAGACTTTCTACGAGCCAACGAGCAAGGGTATAGATTCCTTCAGCCAAGGAGTGGTTTTTCTCGAGGAGATAGTTTCAAAGCTTAAAATTTGA
- the aspS gene encoding aspartate--tRNA(Asn) ligase, with the protein MRICGWVLRKKDIGKIIILEVTSSNTKPHVLVLKEEREPELYSIAKTLEVGAAMCFEGEVAPEQRSKRGTEYIASKLTVYSKPVAPLPVDTSGKVPSLLDTRIKYRWLLLRNPLEKAIFNIRESVLHAAREYLRSNEFHEIQTPKIVAAGAEGGATLFKVEYFEYQAYLSQSPQLYKQILMNAYPRVYEITPYFRAEKFNTPRHLNESWGIDVEQGFIHGVEDVMETLENLVSYIVNYVVKNNQQDLDTLGVNLDRITPPFKKLKFKEVVDILVSEGIEVSEAEDLPDHAEKKLGEIMSEKGYPLYFIVGFPWSATGFYYMREEDGVYTRKFDLDYEGLEIASGGQREHRYDKLIEALTLKGLKPEDFEFYLEAFKYGIPPHGGFGLGVERLLMKMLKLDNVREAILFVRDRTRLLP; encoded by the coding sequence ATGCGAATATGCGGCTGGGTTTTAAGAAAAAAGGATATCGGCAAGATAATCATACTAGAAGTCACAAGCTCCAATACAAAACCCCATGTGTTGGTTTTAAAAGAAGAAAGAGAGCCGGAACTCTACTCTATTGCAAAAACGCTAGAAGTGGGCGCGGCAATGTGCTTTGAGGGAGAGGTTGCTCCAGAGCAGAGAAGTAAAAGAGGCACCGAATATATTGCTTCGAAACTAACCGTGTATTCAAAACCCGTAGCTCCCCTTCCTGTAGATACATCCGGAAAAGTACCTTCGCTCCTAGACACTCGGATCAAGTATCGGTGGCTCCTCCTCAGGAATCCGCTGGAGAAAGCAATCTTCAACATAAGGGAGTCCGTGCTTCACGCTGCGCGGGAATATTTGAGGTCGAATGAATTCCACGAAATTCAAACACCTAAGATAGTTGCAGCAGGGGCGGAAGGAGGGGCCACTTTGTTTAAGGTCGAATACTTCGAGTATCAGGCATATCTGAGTCAAAGCCCTCAGCTGTACAAGCAAATATTGATGAATGCTTATCCCCGAGTATACGAGATCACTCCTTATTTTAGAGCTGAAAAGTTCAACACTCCACGACATTTAAACGAGTCATGGGGTATAGACGTTGAGCAGGGATTTATCCACGGAGTAGAAGACGTGATGGAAACGCTTGAAAACCTCGTATCGTACATAGTAAATTATGTTGTAAAGAATAATCAACAAGACCTGGATACCCTGGGAGTCAATCTAGATAGGATAACTCCTCCATTTAAAAAATTAAAATTCAAAGAAGTAGTCGACATCCTCGTCAGCGAGGGGATAGAGGTTTCGGAGGCCGAAGACCTCCCAGACCACGCCGAAAAAAAGTTGGGCGAGATAATGTCGGAAAAAGGATATCCCCTTTACTTCATAGTAGGTTTTCCTTGGAGTGCGACAGGGTTTTACTACATGAGGGAGGAGGATGGGGTTTACACTAGAAAGTTTGACCTCGATTATGAGGGGTTGGAGATAGCTAGCGGCGGTCAGAGAGAACATCGATACGACAAGCTCATTGAAGCACTGACTCTTAAGGGGTTAAAACCGGAGGACTTTGAATTCTACCTAGAAGCGTTCAAATATGGTATTCCTCCACATGGCGGATTCGGCCTAGGAGTTGAACGTTTGCTGATGAAAATGCTCAAACTGGATAATGTGAGAGAGGCGATCCTGTTCGTGAGGGATCGCACGAGGCTTCTCCCTTAA